From the genome of Papaver somniferum cultivar HN1 unplaced genomic scaffold, ASM357369v1 unplaced-scaffold_10, whole genome shotgun sequence:
TCCATCGGGAACCTTAATATCCTTCAAAGTTCTACAAAAAGATTCCTTTTCTTTGGGCGACATGACAAAAGAAGCTGTTGGCACCACTATTTTATCTCCCTCTTGTCTCAAATGTAACTCCGGCCGTAATCCCCAGTCCATCAGATCCAACCGGGCCTTAAGAttgtctttcgttttcccttctacaTTCATCACTGTGCCCAATACAGTTTCACAAATATTCTTCTCAACGTGCATCACATCGACATTATGAAAACATATAATTGAGCTTAAGTACGGCAACTCATGAAATATGCTCTTTTTTTCCAGTTGTGTTTCAAAAGTAACCGGTGTTATTTCTGTCAGACCAGTCTGTTTGGCGTTCTTACCAAACTGAACTTGTCGAAAATGAGCCAGCTGTTGAGCAATTTCATCCCCATTCATCAGATGTGGTGGTTCTCGAAGTTCTTTCTCTCCATCAAAGGATGACTTCTGGTGGCGCCAATGATGACCAGCAGGCAAGTATCGGCGATGATGCATGTAACAATACTTGCCCCCATTGCTCAGTCGTTCTGAACATCGGTCAGGACCACAACATGGACAAGCAAATTCCCCTTTGGTGCTCCACCCGGAAAGCATAGCTAGTGCAGGGAAATCACTGATGGTGCCAAGTAATGCTGCACGACATTTAAAATTCTCTTTTTTTGAAATATCGTAAGTTTCAACACCTTCATCCCACAATTCCTTCAATTCCTCTATGAGTGGTTGCAAATACACATCGATGTCGTTTCCTGGGGATTTGGGTCCAGGAATTATCATAGACAAGATAAAATTTTCCTCTTTCATACACAACCACGGTGGTAAGTTATAATTGATGAGAACAACTGGCCATGTACTATGTGGATGCAACATATTACCAAACGGATTCATCCCATCAGTTGCTAATGCAAGTCTTACATTGCGAGGATCAGCTGCAAACGCTGGGTGCTTCTTATCAAAGGTCTTCCATGTCTCTGCATCAACTGGATGCCTCAAAACTCCATCTTTGGGACGTCTTTTCACATGATATCGCATATAAGGGTCTTTGAAGACATAAATAACCTCTGAAGTCTTGGCTTCAATGGGAAGTACCGCAATTTCTTTACTGGAATGTTTTTACCTCTTGGTGTCCTTCTGATTGATTCGTTATCCACATTCAATTCAGTAGTTTTCCATCTTGAAGCATGACATACCGGGCAAGAAGTTTTATCTGCATTCTCTTTCCAGAACAAAAcacaatcattctcgcaagcatcGATCAAAATGTAGCCAAGCCCCAAGCCCTTGATTGTTGTTCTAGCTTCATAAAAATTCTTTGGTAGTTTGGCATCCGGAAAGGCTTTGGTCAAGAGACTCAACAACGCATCAAACCCCTTGATGTTCAATCCACCGAGGGACTTGACATGAAGCAAGTGCACAATGAAGGATAATCTTGAAAATTTTTCATAGCCAGGATATAGTGACACCTGCGCATCGTTCAACAACTTGTAAAAATTGGAGGCGTCATAGTTCATTTCTTGCAGCAAATCCGACATTTCTTCATCGTCGTCCTGCACCACATTTCCAGTATTGGTTGTTTCCCTCACCTGGTCATCCCCTTCTCCATGGTATACCCAATCGACATATCCCGGCATAAAGCCATTCCACAGAATATGTCCGTGCACTACAGACACAAGCTCTCTCTCATTGTTATTGCAATCCTTACAAGGACAAAATATTTTCTGGTCGGGTTCTAAATCCCAGCTCGCATAGTCTATGAAATTTCGAACTCCTGCTTTGAATGCATCGTGGTCTCTTGGAAGTCCTATCCAGCTCTTGTCAATAATAGTGAAGTCTTGTAAATCCATCATATGAACATAAAGAGTAAACAGAAGATAATCTATGAGAGTCCGTAAAAGGAGGTGCAGAACAACTATGGATTAGAGAAACAAAATTTCTGCGAAACAAGAAGAGATCTTAGATTAAAGTCAAACCAACAAACAGATAATATGAATCTATAATATACAAATTAAAAAATTTAGCAACCTATGCAAGtcaaattagtgagaaaaataggcATAAGTTAAGGATTGGATGGAAACAACTATGATTTCTTTGTTAATATCaacaatcaatatgattataaAATTTCCTTGCACGGGTATTCAGATTCAGAGAGAAACTGGTCAAAATCCATATCTCAGTGACAAGATTTACCTCGTAAAAGGCAGCACCAACACAGGACTGTGATCATACGATCAAACATTGACGAAACTACCAGAAATTCGTCACATCAAAGCCCTTTCCAGCTCCGTTGGAAACCTGGTAGTAGACAAACAAAAAGAGCACAGATCAGTAAAATCAATAAGGAAAAGTGACTCTTTTAACTAAATTGAAAAGAGGGGGAGATTGATATGAGACTATGATAGTTATCTCTAAACTCTGAATCCATTTTATAGTTATAGAGAGTCTTGAGGGAGTTAGCTTTTAAAATCTTCAACAATAACATAAATCTGAACCAAAATCACAACCCACACCCAGAAATCAACCACCAGAGGGTTCTATTCAACAATTGATTAAAAATAAAACCATTACCGAAATCGAAATCATAGTTATAAGAAAAAATTACAGAAGACAGTTACCTTTTGCCCTAACTTTTGATGGAATCCTTTGATTTTCAAGTttcaacaacttcttcatccaatCGAagtcaatgaagaagaaaagagaaatccctgTGAAATTGAAGAAAGAAGATGGGGAACCGAAGGAAGTAGTTGTTGAGAGAAATATCAACGAGGTGACTGGGGTATATGATGAAGATGAGAAAGAAAGATCGGGACTGAGTAATCTATGTTTCGCCCAGCGTATTATTTGGTGTAGCTGGACTATAAGATAGGAGTACCTCACTGCCATAGATGGAAGCTACCTATCACCATCAAAGAGATCTGATGACCAAATCTTGAGACCCAAGATCTTATGGTGAAAACCGGCTGCTGAAAATAATGGCAAATATTATGGTTTTCGGTATActctgcagtggtgcgagtataaccaaagaccaaagagggaaataaaagaccaaattttgggtttagtctggtgtgtgacgctacggtggaaagactaaatttagTCAGGCATACACTATATGTTCGTCTGGTGTGGGGCGTGCAATATGCGTTCTCCCGGTGCATGAAGattcaaaaaagaattaaaaaaaattttttaaaaaaaaatgggcgcgtgcactatacgttcgcctggtgtggggcgtggactatgccaacgcctggtgtgggtcgggactatacgttcgcctggtggtTGAGCGTGGACTAtaccgactatatttgggtttagtcttggtcctagaccaaatatactctgggatTTAGTCgatgatcaaaatttgatcgatagtacatCCCACTATGCCTGTTCAACttaccaaatatttgggtttagtcgcccaCTGCGGACGCTCTAAGGGTATGCATTTGAACTTCCTATCTGTTCTTCTATTGTCAAATATGCGTAACATACCTAGTTTTAGACTGTATACCTATTTGATTCACGGGTAAGATTTCGAGTTACAATAAAAGTCTGGTAAAAAGGAAGATTTTCGTTCAATCCTAAAATCATTCCAGAGatgttaaagatttttttttttttttttgggaattaTCAGAGATCAAAAACAGCACGGTACATAACTTacgatttttaattttattaattagttcataaattgatattgggctatttgattgaatctgaaattggggttacatatttttaatttgattcatgagttcataaattgatattaggctatttgattgaatctgaaattggggttacatatttttaatttgattcatgaGTTTATAAAATGATATTAGGCTAtttgattgaatctgaaattgggttacatatttttaatttgattcatgagttcataaattgatattacgCCTGTTCAACTGAATCTGAAATTGGGGTTACATATTTTTATGGCTAGTGTTTTGGTCTAAATTTGGCCTTGTCTGTAGCTTTTTAGAGCTTCTCTAGTACAGTTAACctttttcctcaaaaaaaaaaaaaaattggggttaCATAGGATTCATCAAGTTGTGCAGAATAGTTGGGTGTATGCTATCCTGCTTAAGTTGGGTGTTCCTTTCCATCAGGTTGTGGAGAATAGTTCAAAACAGAAAATAATGCATCTACAGAGTATCGCAATGACACCCGCACCTATAGTTCAAAACAGAAAATAATGCATCTATACTTGTGACAGCAATATGTGTTTCCCTATGACATACGACCCACAACCCACCAACAATAAAAACTATGAGTATCGCAATGACACCCGCACCAAGACAAATTCCGCCCTCTTTGCCTAGGCTAGTCAATGCAAAAAATCCACCACTACCACCATCGGTAGAGGTGTAAGGTAGTAACAGTAGTAATAGTAGTAGTACTAAGTAGATGGAACTGAACCTTTGTATGTTAAACTTTTTCTATACTTGTCTCTACATGATTCATCAGGTTGTGCAGAATAGTTGGGTGTATGCTATCCTGCTTAATCCTATGCTTGTCTCTACAGGATTGTTATAGTTTTGTAATATCATTATTGATATTCAAATTTGGTTTCGTGACTGATCTTTTCTTATTCCTTTCCAGATGTctcaaaccaaaaaacaactttCCAAGAACAAAATTGGGAGCTCCGACATAGCAAGCATATCCCCTGGACAGTTGAGGTCAAATTACGGTAAGAATTATATTTTCAGATGACGgtatataatgaagtgtgtagaatGTGTTAATTTGTTCATTCATTGTTTTCCTACAGGTAGCGTAAAGAATAGAGGAGGAAGGGCTAGTCAACTCGGTCGTCAACAATCAGTGCGCCATTCATTGGAGGATTTGGTTGAACCACCATCGCTTTCAGGAAAATCAAGAAGAGGATCAATATTCCAACAAGTTcgtaaaaagaaacaacaaccaaTGAATCAACAACCATCATCTCAAATCGAAGACCATGAACAAGTGGAGGAAGAATACCTTCAACCACCAGAAGAAAGATCAGGAAGAACTCGTAACACTCCCTTGCCAACACGTTCACCACCACCGCGAGACAGGGGTGGACAAAGTCTTCCTATAACACCAAGCAGGTTACCTCTAATTGATGATGATTTTATTGATTCTCCGAGAAGATCTCCTAGAGGACTTGGTAGTAATCGAGTACTAACCAACAGGTCTaatgattttattaattatttaagGAGATCTCCAAGGGGACTCGGCAATAATAGGGTACAAAGATCGCTTGAGGCAGAGTACAATGCTTCAAATGCAGGACATATGCAAAGACATCGTCAAGTCCAACATCAATCAGATCAACTTTATAACACTCAAGTATCAAGTTCTTCTCGGCAACAACCATTGGGATTACAACATCAGGGTAGtcgaagttcatcttccaaaagacaaTCTCAAACACCATCAAATGGCGCTCCTCTTGGAAACCAAAACATCTTGCATCAGAATACTTCACGCTATGAGCCACAAAAAATGATACTCCTGAAGATCAACACCTCCAGCGGCAGCATCCTTCACGTTCAACATCTAATTCTCCCCAATCAAATGAAGAATGTGGTACTGCAGAAATAACGAGTAAGTATAAATGTAtgcatatgtgaaaataaaagatGCAGAAcacttcattttatttttttgcgcGAGTTCACTTatatgttcatttttaatattaaaCAGTTGTACCATTAAGGAAAAAAAGAGGGCGCAGCTGTATGAAGGAACTTTCCAAATTCAGGGGACAAATACTTGAATTGGATCTCTATGAAGGTAGACTATGCGGTTATTAAAATGAAGTCGCAATTAATTCAGTGTGCATGTGGACTAGGAAAAGTCATAACTGTCCCTTGAATTACGATGCATTTGATGATATTCCTCGTGAAAAAATTCAGCGGGTGATCAAAAATCTCTATGTATGTATTAGAAGTCACTGTGTTATTccaattttaataatattttttgtgaaAGCAATAATTCGGATGTATTAATGTCAATTACAACTCCCAGCTAATCAGTTTTTTCTCAACCAGGACTACTTTACAATCAAGTCTCGCACTGGAGAAGACCCAGAGGAAGCAATCAAGAAAATAATGAGGAATGCATATAACAGGCATAGGCACAAAATTCATAAAGCATACCTAAAGATTCAAAACCTTAGTAGTCACGAGGTAACTTTGGCCTCCGAACCACCCTCTGAACTGGAGATTAACAAAGAGGATTGGATATATATGTGCAAGACTTTTGACACGCCAGATTTCAAGGTATATACATTCAGTTACATGTGATCTTTTCATCAAACTATCATTGCTTATGTGTTAGATTCTGAATTTACTTGTGGATACATTATAACCATAAAATTAGATAGCATATGCAATTTTATGTCACCTAGTGATACACCCCTTATACAATTTCATTGCTTCTTTGAAAATTTATTGTTTCTAGTTAGGAGTGTGTTCTTTTCCGCAAGGGTATGCATTTGAACTTCCTATCTGTTCTTCTATTGTCAAATATGCATAGCATACCTAGTTTTAGACTGTCGCAAATAAAATGAAGTTTTGACTTTCCATGAAAGAGCCTCCTGTAGTATGTGTAGAATGTTTAAAATATCAAGCTATATATGTTATGAATACACTGCAGAGTTGCTTAACCTAACAGATGGTGGAGTTTAAATGACAGAAAAAATCATACAGAGGGACTGCGGCTGCTAAAGCAAAGGAAATTAATCATAGTGCAGGCAACAGAAGTTTTGCCAGCGTAGAATATGATTTGGTATGCATTAATTGTATCTCATTCTTTGTCTACTGATGTTGGTTCGAATCCGTGTTTTATATACCGTGTAGTGTTAACTTACTTGGTTTGTATGCAACTGCTTGCTGCTTCAAGGATTGCGGAGAACAAGCCTTGTGATGCAGTGATTTTATTTTCAGAAACCCATGGTTCTAAAAATTGCCACCGAAATGTCAGGATATGAAAGTAAGACATACTACAAATATACTTTGAATTTTGTGTCTAAATATATCTCTGCAACAGTATATGATCATGTATAGCTATCTGTAATTTATGTAGAAAACAATGGAGGACATGAAAGAAGCAACACTGCGAGGAGAATCTAGTAAAACTCCATCTGACATATATGAAACTGTCTATAATGAACAACGTGGGAGTCTTAACAAACGTGGTCGCAAAGCTTCTCACACTCACAAGAGTTTGGCTGATTTAAGGGAAAAAGAAATACAATTGTTGAATGGAAGAATTGAGTCTCTACAGACAGAAAACATGCTACAGAGAAGAGAAACACGTCGGCTTACTGATCTAATTAATAGTTTTTTTTCTAAACATTATCCTTCCATGGTTGTACCAGATGTATCAGATGATgaaatggaggatgatgcagaggTCAGTGGGCGAGATAAGGATCTTGATGTGGAAGGTCAAAATGATGAGGATGACTATGATAACCTAGAGGATGAAAACTACATCCGTGACTATCCTGATATGGAGGATCGAAATGTGGAAGGTGCCATGGATGATGAATGATTTTCTTTATTTGAAAGACTGACGTGGAGGATCCCAGTTCGGAGTGCGCCAGCCAGTGATGAAtgaatttctattttattttgttttgtgttttttttctttcttgttttttttctggTATTAGGATATTAGGGTAGGGACGTGTAGTATGGCTTTTTGAAGCATCTAAGGTGTTATGACTTTTTACTCTTGGTTCCGGAAATGAAAtgcatattttattaatttgttttgtCGATACATACATTAtacaaaaaaattattaattagGATATGATCAAAAATAGTAATTAACTAATTATGAGGTTAATTACGATATTTTCATTACCATATTAATTATGATAATTATTTGAGTTTAATTACGATATTAATTACAAGATAAATGAAGATATTAATTACCATATAAATATAATAATTAATTGTGATATTAATTACGATATTAATTACAATATCATCCATGCATACAACCAAAATAATTACAATATCACAGTTGCGGAATGATTTGGGAACCATATGCCAACTAGTAAATTTAATTGTTTAACGATTCGATAACTATCAATCAACTTCAACTTAATTGTCTATACCTATTGAAATTATGAAATCATAGTATTTGGCTACCACCAAATTAATTGCTAAATAAATCCACAACAAGATTTTAATTTAGTTGCCATATTATGTGGAAAGTTATTGACAACTACGATGATTATGTTGTTAATATGTTTGGCAACTCTAGAAAAACTGCAAAATTTTGTGGTTTTAATTAATTGCATTTAACTAAGTAACGTATTTGGCTCCTGTAACATAAGTTTCCAAATGAAACCATGGCAACTATGTATTTTTAGTAATTGCCTTTACATTTGGAAACACCCCATACGGCAACTTAGGCTCCGCAACTACCATTAGTTGCCAATGTGTTTGGCAACTAAAAACTCATATTCGGCAACCAAACTGGCTTGGTTGCCGATGCTCAGGTTTTTTGTAGTGGCGGCTTGGGAGAACGGCATATCTCATATTGTAGGGGTACATTGTATTATTAGCAGCAGTTG
Proteins encoded in this window:
- the LOC113326872 gene encoding uncharacterized protein LOC113326872; the protein is MDLQDFTIIDKSWIGLPRDHDAFKAGVRNFIDYASWDLEPDQKIFCPCKDCNNNERELVSVVHGHILWNGFMPGYVDWVYHGEGDDQVRETTNTGNVVQDDDEEMSDLLQEMNYDASNFYKLLNDAQVSLYPGYEKFSRLSFIVHLLHVKSLGGLNIKGFDALLSLLTKAFPDAKLPKNFYEARTTIKGLGLGYILIDACENDCVLFWKENADKTSCPVCHASRWKTTELNVDNESIRRTPRAKTSEVIYVFKDPYMRYHVKRRPKDGVLRHPVDAETWKTFDKKHPAFAADPRNVRLALATDGMNPFGNMLHPHSTWPVVLINYNLPPWLCMKEENFILSMIIPGPKSPGNDIDVYLQPLIEELKELWDEGVETYDISKKENFKCRAALLGTISDFPALAMLSGWSTKGEFACPCCGPDRCSERLSNGGKYCYMHHRRYLPAGHHWRHQKSSFDGEKELREPPHLMNGDEIAQQLAHFRQVQFGKNAKQTGLTEITPVTFETQLEKKSIFHELPYLSSIICFHNVDVMHVEKNICETVLGTVMNVEGKTKDNLKARLDLMDWGLRPELHLRQEGDKIVVPTASFVMSPKEKESFCRTLKDIKVPDGYSSNISRCVNVKDRKIMGLKIHDYHVLMEYLLPIALRGHFDGDILEALSELCMFFKVLCTRVLKIEDLDKLQDSIAITLCKLERIFPPSFFVVMMHLPIHLTQQAKDAGPVQYRWMYPIERYLRKLKSYVRNKACSEGSMAEAYLIDECITFCTRYLNSVVTKFNKLERNEDDEAPQPDYRLIVFKQSGRPVGAETWGQLTESEMKQIQLYALLNTKEIYQFHKKGKVSDELYSLSQGPAKEFLSYNGYIINGFRFHTREWESRRKSQNSGLCVPWEDEGVAEDENDFYGVVNNIIEARYVGQLRVLLFKYSDGETETERSTSSEAYQEWHSSYSIKDLRGEPHQDRSDSFVWDRNDVPPETISRAAAAVACRSQEDEEENDTDAVYTSDDEDEYEFDDNNNRDDMEF